In Candidatus Roseilinea sp., one DNA window encodes the following:
- a CDS encoding ABC transporter ATP-binding protein — protein MTPATPSTPLLQLEGIQTFYGAIQVHFDLNLRVNRGEIVCLLGGNASGKSTTMKVILGLVKPRAGRVVFDSQPITGLPTPQIIRRGIGSVPESRRVFPDMTVRENILMGAYTRADREEIQRDYERMLELFPRLRQRLNQRAGVLSGGEQQMLAMARALMSRPKLICMDEPTMGLSPLFVDRVLDLIQHINRQGVTVFMVEQNANLALQIAHRGYVLQNGHIVLEGAASTLLDSPEVRDAYLGGAVS, from the coding sequence ATGACACCAGCGACACCTTCAACACCCCTCCTCCAACTCGAAGGCATTCAGACCTTCTACGGCGCGATTCAGGTGCACTTCGATCTGAACCTGCGCGTCAATCGGGGCGAGATCGTGTGTTTGCTGGGCGGCAACGCCAGCGGCAAGAGCACGACGATGAAGGTGATCCTGGGATTGGTCAAGCCGCGGGCCGGGCGCGTCGTGTTCGATAGCCAGCCGATCACCGGCCTGCCCACGCCGCAGATCATCCGGCGCGGCATTGGGTCGGTGCCGGAGTCGCGCCGCGTCTTTCCCGACATGACGGTGCGCGAGAACATCCTGATGGGCGCCTATACGCGCGCCGACCGCGAGGAAATCCAGCGCGACTACGAGCGCATGCTCGAACTCTTCCCGCGCCTGCGTCAGCGCTTGAACCAACGCGCCGGCGTGCTCAGCGGCGGCGAGCAGCAGATGTTGGCGATGGCGCGCGCGCTGATGAGCCGCCCCAAGCTGATCTGCATGGACGAGCCGACCATGGGACTGTCGCCCTTGTTCGTAGACCGCGTGCTGGACCTGATCCAGCACATCAACCGGCAGGGCGTGACCGTGTTCATGGTGGAGCAGAACGCCAATCTCGCCCTGCAAATCGCCCATCGCGGCTACGTGCTGCAAAACGGGCACATCGTGCTCGAAGGCGCGGCGAGCACGCTGCTCGACAGCCCGGAGGTGCGCGACGCTTATCTGGGCGGCGCGGTGAGCTGA